In one Lycium barbarum isolate Lr01 chromosome 7, ASM1917538v2, whole genome shotgun sequence genomic region, the following are encoded:
- the LOC132601943 gene encoding serine/threonine-protein phosphatase 7 long form homolog — MDRPKVTVHPGPENYDLLILQQQHRFQAVWDEKLTGQNACLTIRRANHEFWNQVRQYPLHNRILNYFERCGFGGVLAVGNVQYDEGIITALIERWRPETHTFHMLTGECVITLHDVERNVKKITKSTWRELTYDLTGWLPGEEAIIGNSLLVITQLSNHLETLIVKNDIIDEHTDETEVQKRVRLYLLWLIGGTIFPDNTGSKLSLHFLLDIIDLDAIGGKAWGATTLSYLYNCLCCASMANNGDICGFIALLQVWAWERIIPMQPLLRPPRVNERDIVFAQKWTRRGVRESETRVVLVVCRDVLDNLTDDQFVWDPYTEAINDGLPEWCRRGQDI, encoded by the exons ATGGATCGCCCCAAAGTCACTGTACATCCAGGTCCAGAAAACTATGATTTATTAATACTCCAGCAACAACATCGATTCCAGGCTGTGTGGGATGAAAAATTGACCGGACAGAACGCGTGTTTAACTATACGTCGTGCGAATCATGAATTCTGGAATCAAGTGAGGCAATACCCTTTACATAATCGCATCCTTAATTACTTTGAGAGGTGTGGATTTGGGGGAGTTTTAGCAGTAGGTAATGTGCAGTATGATGAAGGAATAATCACTGCACTTATTGAGAGATGGCGTCCAGAGACGCATACATTTCATATGTTGACTGGCGAATGTGTCATCACACTGCATGATGTCGAG AGAAATGTTAAAAAAATAACTAAATCAACGTGGCGGGAATTGACGTACGACCTTACTGGTTGGTTGCCCGGAGAAGAAGCAATTATAGGTAATAGCTTGTTGGTAATAACACAATTATCTAATCATTTGGAAACCTTGATTGTCaagaatgatattattgatgaacaCACTGATGAGACTGAGGTACAAAAGAGGGTCAGGTTGTACCTGCTTTGGTTGATTGGTGGCACTATATTCCCTGATAATACTGGTTCAAAGCTTAGTTTACACTTTTTGCTTGACATAATAGACCTTGATGCAATCGGCGGGAAAGCTTGGGGAGCAACAacattatcatacttgtacaattgTCTATGCTGTGCTTCGATGGCTAATAACGGTGATATTTgtggatttattgctttgttacAG gtttgggcttgggagcgaatAATCCCGATGCAGCCATTACTTCGTCCTCCAAGAGTAAACGAACGAGATATTGTATTTGCGCAGAAGTGGACTCGTCGTGGAGTTCGTGAAAGCGAGACACGAGTTGTGCTAGTCGTTTGTAGGGATGTTTTAGACAACCTAACTGATGATCAG TTTGTGTGGGATCCTTATACAGAGGCCATCAATGATGGACTTCCGGAGTGGTGCCGACGTGGTCAAGACATTTAG